The Oreochromis aureus strain Israel breed Guangdong linkage group 7, ZZ_aureus, whole genome shotgun sequence region TTACAGCGAAACATGAAGTAAGACTTTATATATGTGAAAACATACGAGTTTTCACGTATATGTTTTGAGTATGTGGAGGAAAAATTCCCTTAAAAAATCTGATTTTACACAAACCCTTCAACTTGtctgacatcatcatcacttaCATGCTGCCCGCTGATCTGACATCAGTTTTTAGACCTGATCTCTGCTCTGATCTGGATTTCGTGCAGTTTTCTATGTGAAATAAATCTGAGGCTCCTCTCACCCTGATGGACGTCTCTCCTCCGtgtggctgctgcaggcggAAGACTTGCGCCACCATGTGGTCGGTGGTGGGATGCAGCAGGATCCTGCGGGAGGCCAGGCCCACCATCACGTAACAGCCCATTGGAGACAAGCTGACGGAGATGGCGTTTGGACCTGAGGGAGAACACACCGCCGTCGTCACCAGCCTACAAACCTGGacgtgtgagagagagagagcatttGTTTCTGTGAGGACGTACCGAATCTCTTGGTGTACAGCATCTCTCCCAGGTTGTGGGGGGCGAGCGAGTAGATGGCCAGGATGCCCTCATCTGGGAAACCGCGCTGGCTGCTGGGAATGAAAACCGCCAGCAGCTGCCCGTCCGCAGAGATGTCACAGCTGGCGTCGTTGTAGATCTTACAGTTTGGCACCAGAACGTTGACCGAGGCTGTGGGGGGGGCAGAGAGAGAGGGCTCTGTGAGGCGTTCAGACAAACATCCTCAGACTCAGAGCGGCCTGTTTGTTAAACCCATGAGAGTGGGTGACCTTTAACCCCTCCGGGCTGAGCTGAGCAGGAACTGTGAAACGATGTCATGACTGTGAACAAAAACTTAAAGCAATAAAGTGGAACTAAAGCAGAGGATTCAAACCCTCGGCCTCACGCTGCCGTACCGTTGCTGATCTCAGGAAGGTCAAACTTGGTGAAGTCCCACCACTGCAGGCGGTACGTGGTGTTGGCGATGTTGCTGGCAACTGCAGACTGACCGTCCCCGATCGATGCCCCTGTGGAGGACAGGAAACGGCGTCACTGGGCACGCTCGGTATCACATctccatttaaagaaaaaaaaaaaaaaaaaaaaaaaaaacacgtgtCCTGACGGAGGTCAGATATGAGCCgccttctttttaaataaaggtgTGTACGCGCGTGcatgtgtgcgcgtgcgtgtgtgtatacCTGCGAGCACCCTGTTGACAGAGGAGTGTGTGGCGAGCCCGGGCTGCCCTCTCTCATGGAAGATCCCGGCGTAGGGCAGGTACTCGGGCAGGAGGAATCGGCTGCAGGACGACAAACAGAAATGACATGAGAACCAAAGCAGCGAGCGCGAGTTTACCGGGTTCAGCGGCGGGTTTCGGAGCTGACTCACCGAGGGACGAAGCGGCCCAGCGAGGGCGCAGACATCCTGGCGTTTCGAGGCGTCCGGTGTCGTGTTCTGTCACTGTTATCGCtgcagaaacaaagagaaagactGAACAACAACCGGGACTCAACCAGCGTTCGGACGCATCAACACTGAGCTCCTTACTGCGGTGATGTCATTCATCGCTGTAATCACATGATCTGAGCCCGCCGGGCATTGCCAGTTTCCCGTCTTCACGGGTCTGTCGGATTTGTTTTGAGGAAACAAATCTTTTCAaaacaactgaatttagttgtggCCAATGAGAGGGCAGCTGAGAGATGCATAAAGACGCGCTGCACGCAAACAGATCTACAGCGCGGTGAAAAGACGAGAGCCCCGCCCACCACGGGAGACGCTGGGACGGAAACATGAGGACTCGAGTCCACAACATCAGGGCTGCATGCTGCGTTTCAACAGGACAGCTCAGAGCCAAAATACGACGATGGGGCACAAACTCAGTCTCTGGACCCGCCTACCTGACGGCAGGTAAAATATTGACGATATTTTACGAGCTCACGTCTgatttcagccattttataaATCTGAGGCAAATTCCTGAACGGACTCCAGAACAGCGTTTTGTCCCGATTCATTTTCTAATCTGCGATGATGGATCGCCGTGTGTCGTTAGACAGGGCCAGGGACAGactattcacacctacaggcccGTGGCCACGccttcaatgatgaggatgtcacatcctggacagggaggaacgctggtttgagtgaaaagggaaagaccatctctgaatggaggagggggcctaagggtacatctgtcaccatcttacaatgctgtgattgcagccattccccaactctgtgtgaatgggactcatggttATTGATCAGTGGTGATAAACTCAGCTCACAGCCTGTTGTTAGTCTGCGGtgttagtttcagtcattgtgcaaataaggttgaaacctgcagtcatctggacgagtgatgaaacgtttctcccactggaaACGCCCCATTGAACAGAATACACTTCAGATTAGTTTTACTAAAACGAGCCAACCTAACGAGCCTGTCCTAGCGTGTCACTGCAGCTGCTGCGCTGACAGGATAAGAGCGGCTCAGGTCACAGTGTGCTGTGTGAACCATGAGAGGAAGGTGACTGAAACTTACTCGAGATCCTCAAAGTCCACGTCGCTGCTGTCCATGGAGCCGGGCGGGTTGCTGGCCGGGCTGTCCGACGAGGAGGACGACATGGCCCGCAGCCGGTTCTGCTGGTACCGGAGCGAGCGCTGGCGAATACTGTCGCGCCTCGACAGATACTGGATCATCCTCTGAGCGTAGTAAGCTGCTGGAGAAAGCCTGCACAGCAGAGGGCAAAGACTCTTTATCAGCAAGTGTCTGCAGAAACATTTCAAACTCTGACCTCGACGGGCAGAGGCAAACCCAGCGACCTCGGCTTTGTCCATCATTTACCCAGAAACACGAGCGTGTGCAGAAGCTCACATTTAACCCCTGCTGCAGCGTTCAGGTCTTAATCCACCGGTGGATGTTCACATTTTTAGGAACTAGTTTAATGAGCTCAACACGtgtcagcagctttttctaCGTTTAGatctgtgtgatgtcacagaGAGCAGACACCTCTAATGTGGTCCAGTGTGAGATAAAGGAGGCTTATTCTGAACTGTGACTCATGCCAAGCTGGCCTGGGAGAGTTAAATCCAAGCCCACATTGAACCTAGACTCGGGGTAAACGGCGGTGCTTCTGTACCTGGCTGGGTCGGGGTAGATGGGGTGGTCTCTGGAGCCGGACATGTCGTAGCGAGACAGCGACAAGAGAGACGATTCCAGCAGCCGCCTGGgcgagaaacagagacacacagagcgCGCTCAGTGTTAGAGACACTGGTAGCTGATTATAAGCACTGGTTTCATGCTCAGCTGACTGTGTGATATCGAACAGACAACAGACCCCAAAGTCACCCTAAAAGTGAACCTTTAGGAGGAATGTTAAACCTGCATTCCTCCTAAAGCCCAGCAGGGGGCTGCCCTCAGCTCAGCAAACAGTGTCCTGGTGAGTTCATGAGTAAAACAAGAGGCTCGTTTAGGAGCCACGGTCCGATGGAAGCACCAGAATCTGACTTCATATAGCTATGATGGTGAAGAAAAAAGGTGACGTACCTCCTGAGGGAGTCCTCATCTGGGGGGTCGACAGGGATTTCTTGGCTTAAGGCCTCCGGTGGCTCCGCCGGCCGGCCTGATGCAGCCTGCCGGTACACCCGCTCCCACTGCGCCGTGTCCTGGTTATACACCAGGCCCACCGTCTGCTCCCCGGGCTGGCTAGAGGACGGGGCAATAGGGAAGGCcactcctcctgctcctcccaCCGTTGCTGCTGGGGGAGGCGGCTGCTCGCTGGGCTCAGGAGGCGCCCTCCTCTCCTGTGTTTGGACTTCGAGCATCCTCCTGGCCTCATCGGGCTGCCAGTGAGAGGAAGGAGAAGGGAaagaagcagaggaggaggcggaggaaGGGGGCTCCAGCATGGAGGTGGAGGCAGAGGTGGAGGCGGAGGATGTCTTGCGCTCCCAGCGCTGGGAGTCGTGGTTGAAGGTGAGCAGGTTGTGGCAGGCCCGGCAGCGGTTCAGGTGACCTCGGGGGGCGGGGGGAGGGACATTGTTCTCCAGGCTGTGGGAgctggggggtggggggaggggAGGCTGGTAGTGGATGATGGTaggggtggaggaggaggaggatgaggaaggCCCGGGGCGGTCCGGGTCCATGTTGTTGTTGAGCAGTTCCTGACTCTGGTCCTGGCCTCCGTCGGCCACGGCACCGCCCAGCCCCGGCTCCATGTCGATGGGGCCGATCTCCAGGAAGTAGCGGCTCAGGTTGCACTGCAGCACATTGCGGAAGGAGGCCGTGTTACCACGGGAACCGTCCCAGAACGGGTGATGCCCGCTGCTTGTGCTGGCGGTATCCCGGGCTCCGGGCTCGCCCTGCTGGGGGAAACCCCGCCCCTCGGTGGCGGAGGTGTAGACGGGGGAGTGAGAGGAGCCCTCCTGCTGGCGGAGCACAGACAGAAGGCtgatggaggaggaggcggaggttCTGGGAGGCAGCATGCCCGGATTTATCCCCCCCTCCCTCACACTCAGCAGGTTGCGAGTCCAGTCGGGTCCTGGTCTGGGCGTGGAGTGCGGCTCGTGGCCACCTGGAGGGGCGGGGTTAAGAGAAGCGCCGGCGCTGTAGTAGACGGAGGTAAAGGCGGAGGCTCGCTCCAAGGGCTGTCGGGGCTCAGTACGAGCTGAGGAGAATGTGGAGGCCGGGGGAGGCTGGAGCGCGTCCGATGACACCCGTGGATCGGGCGGCGGCACAGAGGCTCCGTCTGGCTGGGGCGCCGTTCGACTGACGGAGCAGCGACTGCACATGCACACCATGCCCAGGTGCTGGGTGCAGCCGGGCAGGGGCGGACCGCGCTCCGAGCTGGGGTACTGGGCCAAAGGGATGCTGGGAGATTCGGCCATGTTACTTCCGTTTTCCCCGAGAGGCCGCTGCTGTTCGCCTCCGGCCTGAGCCCCAGGGGAGCGGGATGACAGGATGTGGAGGAAGTTGTGGAGGATGGGCGTCCGGCGAACTGGCTGGGAAGGCAGGAAGGAGCGCTGACGGAAGTGAGGCATCTCAACGCTGTCCATGGGAACCTCCGAGTCCTCCTCGCCCTAAAGGaggcaaagaagaagaaaacacctGATCACTGAAGGCAGGTTAAACGGCAGAGACAGGCGACCTCTTCTACTCGTCAACCAAAACCTGCTATGGTGATGTCATCCTCAGCAAACGCATCTGCAGTCACCTCCCAGAAAAATCAACCAatcataacacagagacaggaaaacTGTAATGACCAAACCGAGGCGCCACACAGGGCGCAGGTCCACCTGACTCTGTGCTAGCTCTGCCTCAGTTTGCTCTCTGAACGAGACCTCTCAATGCTCGGCACGCCCTCAGGTCGATGACATCATCCATACAGGGTGATGTTTTTTATATGCATTACTCGCTCTCTTGGTGAGGTGTGCAGCTGAGGTTGCAGGTGAACCATGGCTGTCATCCTCTGATACATGACGCTGCCTCGCTAAGAAACGGCTTTAGATCATCTTCGTACCTGCTGATTGGATGGATTCACGATCGCCGTGAGCAGGTTGTGACCGAGAGGGTCGAAGCGCACCAACCtgaaacagacacagagaagaagtCGATGAAAACACCTGGCTCAGTAATAACAGCACGGTCTGTTATTACTGTCACGTCGTGCACATGTTCAGACTCGACCTCTGACTAGTGGCAGTGTTTAACCCACCGCACTCTCTCTGTGTCGCTGCCCGTTTTGACCACGGCGAAGGGCTCGGGGCGGCTCCAGTCCCAGAAGTGGAGCTCGTTGTTGGTGGCGATCAGGAGCAGCTGAGCAGTCGGGTGGAAGGCCAGGGAGGCGATGGCAACGTTGCTCTCGGTAAACCAGCTCTCACTCCCGCCCTGCAGAACACAGTTACTCAGTTAGCGTCTGATGTCCCGCTGCACGCTCAGACGGGAGCGAGAATATTCCAGAGTACGGACATGCAGCTCGACAGAAACACCGACTTCATGTCCTCATCAACAGACTGACATGAAAGCATTTAGCACCCGGCCCGACTGCTGCACAATATCAGAGGGGGGGTACTCACATGCAGGTCCCAGATCCGGACTTCGCCATCAAGGCACCCAGAGGCCACCAGGCCAGGAATTGTGGGGTGAAAGGTCACACACCAGGGGGTCCTACGGTGGCCCACTAAGGAATGTAGGCACTTTCCAGTCTTCACCTCTGTTATGTAAATGTTGTGGTTGACATGGGTCGAAGCCATGAGGGTCCTGCAGACACAACGTTTCATCTTAAAGGCCCGGCTGAGACTCTTTACTCCAGTATCCAGCACCTCAAACTCAACTATATGCACATATTTAATTTTCTGTAACATTCTGAGATACTTCGTATTCTTTAGCTCGTTTCTGTTCTTACGTCTTTTTGCTAAAGTATCCTGATTAAATACCACTACATCGGTAATACTCTGGTAAAAAGATCCAGAAGTGATGGAGTCTCTGCCTCCACCTGTGCTCTGACTTGACTCACCTGTCAGGGCTGAAGGCCAGCAGGAACGTTGAGCGAGGGCTGTCCGGCAGCTCCACCTTCTGTTGGAgacacaaacattcacactcagCGGGAAGTGCTCATacgcacacactcaaacacatcaGCAACGCCGCCTGCAACGAACAATCCGACCGCTCCCCAACAACGCCCTCCTGAGCCCTGTGGGCTGGAACTGGACgattttgttttcagttcctCCCCACAACACTCTGACCACCCCTCCAGCTCTCACTGGCTCTGCGTGCTTCTCTGTTGTGCAGCAGAAGCGCCTCAGACGGGCTGTATTTGGCCCGCTGTGGCCAAAGCTGGTAGGCAGGTGTATCCTGGTGTTAAGACCACTCCCAGAATATTTGACGACTTCGAGCCTCACAGCTTCTCGAGTTATTGCCCAATCGAGATCGTTCCTGGACACGGTTATCGAACACCTGCCCCCTCCCCCTGCTCCACCATCTCTGGAAGTGTAGGCGTGATGGTGGTGGATTTCATGGGAGACTTCTAGGTACATCACATTCTTATATTCTGTTAAGCGGCCTCAGCCTCATACATCCCAGCAGCTGCTGGGAAAACTCAAGGAAAAACAAAGTACAACAAGAACAGTCGATAAAAACTTTGATTCTGACACATTTTTATTGATGATTCTTATCTGAAAAGCACTGATGAGCGTGTCACCACACAGAGTTATCAGAAAGCCTGAACAATAAAGCTAAATTATTAACGTGTCATTTGGGAGTAGGCTGTAGGGGGTGCTGTCTGAAAACGATTTGGTTCTTAGAGGAAACAAGACGCTGAAACTTGCCTGACTCTGCCATTTCATCCAGCGGACTTTCTCCTCCACCAGGAGCTGCAGGAGGCGCTGCGAGCCGAAGGTCTGCGAGCCGCGCTCCCGGCTGGACAGGATCCGGACAGAGTTTCTCTGACGAGATGCCATGATGCTACCGGTGTCCtcagctgattggctgctcACTCCCACTGCTGCCAATCCGACGCCATGCAGAGTCTGGGCTGAGAAAGACAACCTGAAATAAATCGAGCTGAAAGAAACGGTTACTATGACGCCGTGGTGCGAAGTCGAGGTCAGGAGAGCGAGGGGGCGGGGTTTGGATGGGAATGTCTGAACCATGAATTTCTGAATTTGTGTCAGAATGAAAACGAtcatcagctgctgtgttttactgagCAGCTGTTAGTCTGAAGTCAGCTGGACTCATTCATCAGTGATGGTTTTCATTTCAACACTTTTTGCATCAAATTCACCaaaattatgataaaaatatttcaataatTTGGCCTTAAAGGTTTATTtactca contains the following coding sequences:
- the ambra1b gene encoding activating molecule in BECN1-regulated autophagy protein 1b isoform X2, producing MASRQRNSVRILSSRERGSQTFGSQRLLQLLVEEKVRWMKWQSQKVELPDSPRSTFLLAFSPDRTLMASTHVNHNIYITEVKTGKCLHSLVGHRRTPWCVTFHPTIPGLVASGCLDGEVRIWDLHGGSESWFTESNVAIASLAFHPTAQLLLIATNNELHFWDWSRPEPFAVVKTGSDTERVRLVRFDPLGHNLLTAIVNPSNQQGEEDSEVPMDSVEMPHFRQRSFLPSQPVRRTPILHNFLHILSSRSPGAQAGGEQQRPLGENGSNMAESPSIPLAQYPSSERGPPLPGCTQHLGMVCMCSRCSVSRTAPQPDGASVPPPDPRVSSDALQPPPASTFSSARTEPRQPLERASAFTSVYYSAGASLNPAPPGGHEPHSTPRPGPDWTRNLLSVREGGINPGMLPPRTSASSSISLLSVLRQQEGSSHSPVYTSATEGRGFPQQGEPGARDTASTSSGHHPFWDGSRGNTASFRNVLQCNLSRYFLEIGPIDMEPGLGGAVADGGQDQSQELLNNNMDPDRPGPSSSSSSSTPTIIHYQPPLPPPPSSHSLENNVPPPAPRGHLNRCRACHNLLTFNHDSQRWERKTSSASTSASTSMLEPPSSASSSASFPSPSSHWQPDEARRMLEVQTQERRAPPEPSEQPPPPAATVGGAGGVAFPIAPSSSQPGEQTVGLVYNQDTAQWERVYRQAASGRPAEPPEALSQEIPVDPPDEDSLRRRLLESSLLSLSRYDMSGSRDHPIYPDPARLSPAAYYAQRMIQYLSRRDSIRQRSLRYQQNRLRAMSSSSSDSPASNPPGSMDSSDVDFEDLDDNSDRTRHRTPRNARMSAPSLGRFVPRRFLLPEYLPYAGIFHERGQPGLATHSSVNRVLAGASIGDGQSAVASNIANTTYRLQWWDFTKFDLPEISNASVNVLVPNCKIYNDASCDISADGQLLAVFIPSSQRGFPDEGILAIYSLAPHNLGEMLYTKRFGPNAISVSLSPMGCYVMVGLASRRILLHPTTDHMVAQVFRLQQPHGGETSIRMVFNVVYPMAPDQRRHVSINSARWLPDPGMGLAYGTNKGDLVICRPVFYRSDGESPSESSSEPLFSVNNSGTSRSRGSDRPGPNRSSWRLDRDMGLMNAIGLQPRHPAPSVTSQGTQTPIIQLQNAETQTERELSEPSASQPAQSVPPEAPSTSGAAQAQVEVLAEAETGTSTAAAGESSEFGSGEDALARIRRLIAEGGMTAVVQREQSTTMASMGGFGNNIIVSHRIHRGSQTGASRPTAEPVATAPSTSGPLLVTSQPQSYLRPAPQATNQSEQLAPVWGPPPPALSLAVDVDDVFDGGRADDDSLPGPSSSSLLLSSPSSPSSSSSHSPLPGGGGPNSYPGDPYSR
- the ambra1b gene encoding activating molecule in BECN1-regulated autophagy protein 1b isoform X1 encodes the protein MIVFILTQIQKFMVQTFPSKPRPLALLTSTSHHGVIVTVSFSSIYFRLSFSAQTLHGVGLAAVGVSSQSAEDTGSIMASRQRNSVRILSSRERGSQTFGSQRLLQLLVEEKVRWMKWQSQKVELPDSPRSTFLLAFSPDRTLMASTHVNHNIYITEVKTGKCLHSLVGHRRTPWCVTFHPTIPGLVASGCLDGEVRIWDLHGGSESWFTESNVAIASLAFHPTAQLLLIATNNELHFWDWSRPEPFAVVKTGSDTERVRLVRFDPLGHNLLTAIVNPSNQQGEEDSEVPMDSVEMPHFRQRSFLPSQPVRRTPILHNFLHILSSRSPGAQAGGEQQRPLGENGSNMAESPSIPLAQYPSSERGPPLPGCTQHLGMVCMCSRCSVSRTAPQPDGASVPPPDPRVSSDALQPPPASTFSSARTEPRQPLERASAFTSVYYSAGASLNPAPPGGHEPHSTPRPGPDWTRNLLSVREGGINPGMLPPRTSASSSISLLSVLRQQEGSSHSPVYTSATEGRGFPQQGEPGARDTASTSSGHHPFWDGSRGNTASFRNVLQCNLSRYFLEIGPIDMEPGLGGAVADGGQDQSQELLNNNMDPDRPGPSSSSSSSTPTIIHYQPPLPPPPSSHSLENNVPPPAPRGHLNRCRACHNLLTFNHDSQRWERKTSSASTSASTSMLEPPSSASSSASFPSPSSHWQPDEARRMLEVQTQERRAPPEPSEQPPPPAATVGGAGGVAFPIAPSSSQPGEQTVGLVYNQDTAQWERVYRQAASGRPAEPPEALSQEIPVDPPDEDSLRRRLLESSLLSLSRYDMSGSRDHPIYPDPARLSPAAYYAQRMIQYLSRRDSIRQRSLRYQQNRLRAMSSSSSDSPASNPPGSMDSSDVDFEDLDDNSDRTRHRTPRNARMSAPSLGRFVPRRFLLPEYLPYAGIFHERGQPGLATHSSVNRVLAGASIGDGQSAVASNIANTTYRLQWWDFTKFDLPEISNASVNVLVPNCKIYNDASCDISADGQLLAVFIPSSQRGFPDEGILAIYSLAPHNLGEMLYTKRFGPNAISVSLSPMGCYVMVGLASRRILLHPTTDHMVAQVFRLQQPHGGETSIRMVFNVVYPMAPDQRRHVSINSARWLPDPGMGLAYGTNKGDLVICRPVFYRSDGESPSESSSEPLFSVNNSGTSRSRGSDRPGPNRSSWRLDRDMGLMNAIGLQPRHPAPSVTSQGTQTPIIQLQNAETQTERELSEPSASQPAQSVPPEAPSTSGAAQAQVEVLAEAETGTSTAAAGESSEFGSGEDALARIRRLIAEGGMTAVVQREQSTTMASMGGFGNNIIVSHRIHRGSQTGASRPTAEPVATAPSTSGPLLVTSQPQSYLRPAPQATNQSEQLAPVWGPPPPALSLAVDVDDVFDGGRADDDSLPGPSSSSLLLSSPSSPSSSSSHSPLPGGGGPNSYPGDPYSR